The Corynebacterium qintianiae genome has a window encoding:
- a CDS encoding SLC13 family permease has translation MTKAKSAAFVAAFVALISVLLLPLGSLSWQGQIALGLLAFAVIMWVSEAVTYPVSALLIIGLISLLVGLSPDPDSPGEAFGTGKALAIALDGFSTSAVALVAAALALATAMQATGLHRRIALYVLKVAGEKTSHIVVGAIAISIILAFFVPSATARGGAVVPILLGMVAAFGLAVDSKLSALLVITATQAVSVWNVGIKTAAAQNMVAVGFIEDQMDTTVSWGQWFLWAAPWSILMSVALYFIMRAAVKPEVESIEGGRELVDAQLAEMGPMTGAEKRLTAIAIILLGFWATEGVLHPVDSSVITLVAVGLMLLPGVGVMEWKYAQDHINWGTLIVFAVGISLGTFLLDTGAAAWLSERTFGVLGLSGMPILAAIAIVSLFNILIHLGFASATSLASALIPVFISLAATLDAPSGGIGFVLIQQFVISFGFLLPVSAPQNMLAYGTGAFTTRQFLKTGIPLTIVGYLLVLLLSATYWNWIGLV, from the coding sequence GTGACTAAGGCAAAGTCCGCAGCATTCGTCGCTGCATTCGTGGCGCTGATCAGCGTCCTCCTCCTGCCGCTGGGCTCGCTTTCCTGGCAGGGGCAGATCGCCCTGGGGCTGCTTGCCTTCGCAGTGATCATGTGGGTCTCCGAGGCGGTCACGTACCCGGTCAGCGCGCTGCTGATCATTGGGCTCATCTCGCTGCTCGTCGGGCTGTCCCCCGACCCGGATTCGCCCGGCGAGGCGTTCGGGACGGGCAAGGCGCTAGCAATCGCCCTCGACGGCTTCTCCACCTCCGCGGTCGCCTTGGTCGCCGCTGCGCTCGCCCTGGCCACCGCGATGCAGGCGACCGGCCTGCACCGCCGCATAGCCCTGTACGTGCTCAAAGTCGCGGGCGAGAAGACCTCCCACATCGTGGTCGGGGCGATCGCGATCTCGATCATTCTCGCCTTCTTCGTCCCCTCGGCCACGGCGCGCGGGGGAGCCGTGGTTCCGATCCTGTTGGGGATGGTCGCGGCGTTCGGCCTCGCGGTCGACTCGAAGCTGTCGGCGCTGCTGGTCATCACCGCGACGCAGGCGGTTTCCGTGTGGAACGTCGGCATCAAGACCGCGGCGGCCCAGAACATGGTGGCCGTGGGGTTCATCGAGGATCAGATGGACACGACGGTGTCGTGGGGCCAGTGGTTCCTCTGGGCCGCGCCGTGGTCGATCCTGATGTCCGTCGCCCTATACTTCATCATGCGCGCGGCAGTCAAACCCGAGGTCGAGTCCATCGAAGGGGGCCGCGAGCTTGTCGACGCCCAGCTTGCCGAGATGGGCCCGATGACGGGGGCCGAGAAGCGGCTTACCGCGATCGCTATCATCCTGCTCGGGTTCTGGGCGACGGAAGGGGTCCTGCACCCGGTCGATTCCTCCGTGATCACGCTCGTCGCTGTAGGCCTCATGCTGCTGCCGGGCGTCGGTGTCATGGAGTGGAAGTACGCGCAGGATCACATCAACTGGGGCACGCTCATCGTCTTCGCGGTGGGTATCTCACTGGGTACCTTCCTCCTGGACACCGGGGCCGCGGCGTGGCTGTCGGAGCGGACCTTTGGGGTGCTTGGCCTGTCGGGGATGCCGATTCTGGCCGCCATCGCGATCGTCTCGCTGTTCAACATCCTGATTCATCTCGGGTTCGCCTCGGCGACCTCCCTGGCATCCGCTCTCATCCCCGTGTTCATCTCGCTTGCCGCCACGCTCGACGCCCCGAGCGGTGGGATCGGGTTCGTCCTGATCCAGCAGTTCGTGATCAGCTTCGGCTTCCTCCTGCCGGTCTCGGCCCCGCAGAACATGCTCGCCTACGGCACGGGCGCGTTTACCACCCGGCAATTCCTGAAGACGGGCATCCCGCTGACGATCGTCGGGTACCTCCTTGTCCTGCTTCTATCCGCGACGTACTGGAACTGGATCGGCCTAGTCTAG
- a CDS encoding PTS ascorbate transporter subunit IIC produces MDPVIAAVQFIVNEVLAVPAFLIGIITAVGLVALRKPAGEVVGSAIKATLGFLLIGAGSTLVVASLEPLGVMIQQATGAQGVIPTNEAIAGIAQERYGAQVAWLMILGFAVSLVIARFTPLRYVFLTGHHVLFMATMLTIILATAGYNAWVAVLFGALLLGVLMVSLPAIAHPWTRKITGSDSIAIGHFGTTGYVVAGALGKAVGGKGRAKSASTEDLKLPEGLKFLRDSMVSTALSMVIMYLAAAILLHARVGADQAMLALPDGASSIGNFYMQAVTLGLQFGVAVAVILFGVRTILGELIPAFQGIASKVVPGAIPALDASIVFPYAQNAVLIGFISSFAGGLVGLAVLANPAFSLALILPGLVPHFFTGGAAGVYGNATGGRRGAVLGGFVNGLIITFWPAALLKVLGTFGDGNTTFGDADFGWFGILVGLGARPGGVTGLVVAGLVGASVFALGLWTQKRLSTVDRGQPDTPEEPTRRYPKIAPPAGAPTPPPPLD; encoded by the coding sequence GTGGACCCCGTCATCGCAGCCGTCCAGTTTATTGTCAACGAGGTCCTCGCCGTCCCGGCGTTTCTCATCGGGATCATCACCGCGGTCGGGCTGGTAGCCCTGCGCAAGCCCGCAGGCGAGGTCGTCGGCAGCGCGATCAAGGCCACGCTCGGGTTTTTGCTGATCGGCGCGGGATCCACGCTGGTCGTCGCGTCCTTGGAGCCCCTCGGAGTCATGATCCAGCAGGCGACGGGCGCGCAGGGGGTGATCCCAACCAACGAAGCAATCGCGGGCATCGCCCAGGAGCGCTACGGCGCCCAAGTCGCCTGGCTGATGATCCTGGGGTTCGCGGTCTCGCTTGTTATCGCGCGGTTCACCCCGCTTCGCTACGTGTTTCTGACAGGCCACCACGTGCTGTTCATGGCGACCATGCTCACGATCATCCTCGCCACCGCGGGTTACAACGCCTGGGTGGCTGTCTTGTTCGGCGCCCTCCTCCTCGGCGTCCTCATGGTCTCCCTTCCCGCCATCGCCCACCCGTGGACGCGGAAAATCACCGGGAGCGATTCCATCGCGATTGGCCACTTCGGCACAACCGGGTACGTCGTCGCCGGCGCGCTAGGAAAGGCGGTTGGTGGAAAGGGCCGCGCGAAGTCGGCGTCGACCGAGGACCTCAAGCTCCCCGAGGGGCTGAAGTTCCTCCGCGACTCGATGGTGTCCACGGCGCTGTCCATGGTGATCATGTACCTGGCCGCCGCGATCCTTTTACACGCCCGGGTCGGCGCCGACCAGGCCATGCTCGCGCTGCCCGACGGGGCGAGCTCGATAGGCAACTTCTACATGCAGGCAGTCACGCTCGGGCTGCAGTTCGGCGTCGCGGTGGCGGTGATCTTGTTCGGCGTGCGCACGATCCTCGGCGAGCTCATCCCGGCATTCCAAGGCATCGCAAGCAAGGTGGTCCCCGGGGCCATCCCCGCACTCGACGCCTCAATCGTCTTCCCCTACGCGCAAAACGCCGTCCTCATCGGCTTTATCTCCTCGTTCGCCGGCGGGCTGGTCGGGCTTGCGGTACTCGCGAACCCGGCGTTCTCCCTGGCTCTGATCCTGCCAGGGCTTGTCCCCCACTTCTTCACCGGCGGCGCCGCCGGCGTCTACGGCAACGCTACGGGCGGGCGGCGCGGAGCTGTACTCGGGGGATTTGTCAACGGCTTGATCATCACGTTCTGGCCTGCGGCGCTGCTGAAAGTCCTGGGCACCTTCGGCGACGGGAACACCACCTTTGGCGACGCCGACTTCGGCTGGTTCGGGATCCTGGTCGGGCTGGGCGCTCGCCCCGGCGGCGTCACCGGCCTCGTTGTAGCAGGACTCGTCGGCGCCTCGGTTTTTGCGCTCGGCCTGTGGACCCAAAAGAGACTCTCCACAGTCGACCGCGGCCAGCCTGACACGCCAGAAGAACCGACACGGCGCTACCCCAAGATCGCCCCGCCGGCCGGAGCGCCCACTCCCCCGCCGCCGCTAGACTAG
- a CDS encoding PTS sugar transporter subunit IIA: protein MTRFLAEESVDLQGRARTWEEAVRRAGELLEVTGNVEPSYTEEMVDSVRQNGPYIVVAPGFAFAHARPSDAVHATTLSWLRLDAPVEFGHTKNGPVSLVIALAAEDSKAHQSVMARIATLIGNRRRELDEVRTPSELLALLRGNNGSTGPAKNKILTVCGNGVGTSLFLKNTLEDVLSRWGWAPFITVEATDTISAKGKAKEADLILTSGEIARTLGDVGIPVHVIDDFTSTREVDLALRELYDTEEA, encoded by the coding sequence ATGACCCGCTTCCTCGCGGAGGAATCAGTAGACCTGCAAGGCCGCGCCCGAACGTGGGAAGAGGCGGTGCGACGGGCCGGCGAGCTGTTGGAGGTAACCGGCAACGTCGAGCCGTCCTACACCGAGGAGATGGTCGATTCGGTGCGACAAAACGGGCCCTACATCGTCGTCGCCCCCGGCTTCGCCTTCGCCCACGCGCGCCCGAGCGACGCCGTGCACGCCACGACGTTGTCCTGGCTGCGCTTGGACGCACCCGTTGAGTTCGGCCACACGAAAAACGGCCCCGTTTCCCTGGTTATCGCGCTTGCCGCCGAAGACTCGAAGGCGCACCAAAGCGTGATGGCGCGCATTGCCACGCTCATTGGGAATCGCCGCCGGGAGCTCGACGAGGTACGCACACCGAGCGAGCTTCTCGCCCTCCTGCGCGGAAACAACGGGTCGACCGGGCCCGCCAAGAACAAGATCCTGACCGTGTGCGGCAACGGCGTGGGGACCTCGCTGTTTTTGAAAAACACCCTCGAGGATGTGCTTTCCCGCTGGGGGTGGGCCCCGTTTATCACCGTGGAGGCGACCGACACGATTTCGGCCAAGGGGAAGGCGAAGGAAGCCGACCTCATTCTCACCTCGGGGGAGATCGCCCGCACGCTTGGCGACGTCGGAATCCCGGTTCACGTCATCGACGACTTCACCTCGACGCGAGAGGTCGACCTGGCGCTGCGCGAGCTTTACGATACTGAGGAGGCCTAA
- a CDS encoding DUF2200 domain-containing protein: MGNTNLERVYSYPFGDIYANYVAKVERKGKTTEELDEVLGWLTGYTPTGLHEAADGGGDLRGFFANAPRINPRADLITGVVCGVRVEDIGEELMQKIRWMDKLVDELARGKKMESIKRSPNT, translated from the coding sequence ATGGGCAACACCAACCTCGAGCGCGTCTATTCCTATCCCTTCGGGGATATCTACGCGAACTACGTGGCCAAGGTCGAGCGGAAGGGGAAAACGACCGAGGAGCTCGACGAGGTACTCGGCTGGCTCACCGGCTACACCCCGACCGGCCTGCACGAGGCGGCAGACGGGGGCGGGGACCTGCGCGGGTTCTTCGCCAACGCGCCGCGGATCAACCCGCGCGCCGATCTGATCACGGGAGTGGTCTGCGGGGTGAGGGTCGAAGACATCGGCGAGGAGCTGATGCAGAAGATCAGGTGGATGGACAAGCTTGTCGACGAGCTTGCCCGCGGGAAGAAGATGGAGTCGATCAAGCGGTCCCCGAATACATGA
- a CDS encoding YihY/virulence factor BrkB family protein: protein MMGSEVAAHRAEVVMPYGPGEAVVVDPPHRRDNPLTFRENRLNRHGWALVGKRIVMDFGMDAMVDRAAALTYYALLSIAPTVLVLYSVIALLLPRDQDAAADILVEFVARYVPRQLETEAADFLLGVVGTPSQSSVALVVSVLVSLLSASAYVRSFSRNANVIYGRAEGRSLPATWLTMWLLTIVLLLGAVVLLLASLLRESLVLGVLRPVAEPLGLTPTVEYLTQIFLPVWRWVRLPVMAVAAVLLVALLYYFAPNVRPGRFRLLTLGSFVALVIIGAVWALFGLYLSTIGVRSAYGAFGAVLAVLVVVWVMNIVLLLGLKVDAEVLRAKELQLGLDSEYTIQARPRATKAVKQRLQQQRWAHRSAREIAGRNA, encoded by the coding sequence ATGATGGGGAGTGAGGTAGCCGCCCACCGCGCGGAGGTGGTGATGCCCTACGGCCCGGGCGAGGCCGTCGTGGTCGACCCGCCGCACCGGCGCGACAACCCGCTGACCTTCCGGGAAAACCGGCTCAACCGCCACGGCTGGGCGTTGGTAGGCAAGCGGATCGTGATGGATTTCGGGATGGACGCCATGGTCGATCGCGCCGCGGCTTTGACCTACTACGCGCTGCTTTCGATCGCGCCGACGGTGCTGGTGCTCTACTCGGTCATCGCGCTACTGCTTCCCCGGGACCAGGACGCGGCGGCGGATATCCTCGTCGAGTTCGTGGCGCGGTACGTGCCCAGGCAGCTGGAGACAGAGGCGGCGGACTTCCTGTTGGGGGTCGTGGGAACGCCGTCGCAAAGCAGCGTCGCCCTGGTGGTCTCCGTTCTGGTCTCCCTGCTGTCCGCATCGGCGTACGTGCGCTCGTTTTCGCGCAACGCCAACGTCATCTACGGGCGTGCGGAAGGCCGCAGCCTCCCGGCCACCTGGCTGACCATGTGGCTGCTCACCATCGTCCTCCTGCTCGGCGCGGTGGTGCTGCTGCTGGCCTCCCTGCTGCGCGAATCCCTGGTCCTCGGGGTGCTGCGCCCCGTGGCGGAGCCGCTGGGGTTAACGCCAACCGTGGAGTACCTCACCCAGATCTTCCTCCCGGTGTGGCGGTGGGTGCGCCTGCCCGTCATGGCGGTCGCAGCGGTGCTCCTGGTGGCGCTGTTGTACTACTTCGCCCCGAACGTGCGCCCGGGCAGGTTCCGCCTGCTCACCCTCGGCTCCTTCGTCGCCCTGGTCATCATCGGCGCGGTGTGGGCGCTGTTCGGTCTGTACCTGTCCACCATCGGGGTCCGCAGCGCCTACGGGGCCTTCGGTGCCGTGCTGGCCGTGCTGGTAGTGGTGTGGGTGATGAATATCGTGCTGCTGCTCGGGCTGAAGGTCGACGCCGAGGTGCTGCGGGCCAAGGAGCTCCAGCTCGGGTTGGACTCCGAGTACACCATCCAGGCGCGGCCGCGCGCGACGAAGGCGGTCAAGCAGCGTTTGCAGCAGCAGCGCTGGGCGCACCGCTCTGCCCGGGAGATAGCCGGGAGGAACGCATAA
- a CDS encoding SDR family oxidoreductase, whose translation MTLTDPRKKYPVISPPEQSQENPGLDAEMTPKADRGEESYKGSGKLEGRKALITGGDSGIGAAVAIAYAREGADVAIAYLPAEEEDAKVIVGLIEDAGRKAVAIPGNLENRQACFDTVEKAVSELGGIDILVNNAGRQISHDNFLDISEEEWDKTMKTNIYAPFYLVQAAVPHMEPGSAIIFSSSIQAYDPSDTLVHYAVTKAAMNNMSKGLSMALLSDKGIRVNAVAPGPIWTPLQPSHGQPMEKLVQFGQESEMGRAGQPAELAGAYVFLASEDASYVSGETLAVTGGALTP comes from the coding sequence ATGACACTTACTGATCCCCGCAAAAAGTACCCCGTTATCTCCCCGCCGGAACAGTCCCAGGAGAACCCCGGCCTCGATGCCGAAATGACTCCCAAGGCCGACCGCGGTGAGGAGTCGTACAAGGGCTCCGGCAAGCTCGAAGGCCGCAAGGCCCTGATCACCGGCGGCGACTCTGGCATCGGTGCCGCCGTTGCCATCGCCTACGCCCGAGAGGGCGCGGACGTGGCGATTGCCTACCTCCCGGCAGAGGAGGAGGACGCGAAGGTCATCGTCGGCCTCATCGAGGACGCGGGTCGTAAGGCCGTTGCCATCCCGGGCAACCTGGAGAACCGCCAGGCATGTTTCGATACCGTGGAGAAAGCCGTGAGCGAGCTCGGTGGCATCGACATTTTGGTCAACAACGCCGGTCGCCAGATCTCCCACGACAACTTCCTCGATATCTCTGAGGAGGAGTGGGACAAGACGATGAAGACCAACATCTATGCCCCCTTCTACCTGGTGCAGGCCGCGGTGCCGCATATGGAGCCGGGCAGCGCGATTATCTTCTCCTCCTCGATCCAGGCGTACGACCCCTCGGACACCCTGGTGCACTACGCCGTGACGAAGGCGGCGATGAACAATATGTCGAAGGGCCTGTCTATGGCGCTTCTCAGCGACAAGGGCATTCGCGTCAACGCCGTCGCCCCGGGCCCGATCTGGACCCCGCTGCAGCCGTCACACGGCCAGCCGATGGAGAAGCTGGTGCAGTTCGGCCAGGAGTCCGAGATGGGCCGCGCCGGTCAGCCCGCCGAGCTCGCGGGCGCGTACGTGTTCCTCGCCTCGGAGGACGCGTCCTATGTGTCCGGCGAGACGCTCGCTGTGACGGGCGGCGCGCTCACCCCGTAA
- a CDS encoding patatin-like phospholipase family protein — MIDARDTALIIEGGGMRNSYTAPAIVKLIEQKVQFGWVGGVSAGSTHTLSFASRDAERAKWAFTDLATHPEFGGWRSFVRGTGLLNSDFIYEGSAQVRPLDFDTFASTTEEIHIEATRADTGETVVWNRADLAEVDSITLAVRASSTLPVIMPITLIDGVPYVDGALGSSGGLLIDAAQRAGYEKFLVLATRPRDYTKPVPSRPGVIKRVFRRHPAVAEAVLGRPELYNAAKQTMLDLEQAGQAYIFFPENMMVESTERNVAKLNANYAAGEEQVEREWPQWREFLA, encoded by the coding sequence ATGATCGACGCCCGCGATACCGCCCTCATCATTGAAGGGGGCGGTATGCGCAACTCGTACACCGCCCCCGCCATTGTCAAGCTGATTGAGCAAAAGGTGCAATTCGGCTGGGTCGGGGGCGTGTCCGCTGGCTCCACCCACACGCTCAGTTTCGCCTCCCGCGACGCGGAGAGGGCGAAGTGGGCGTTTACCGACCTCGCCACCCACCCGGAATTCGGGGGGTGGCGCTCGTTTGTCCGCGGCACGGGATTGCTCAACTCCGATTTCATTTACGAGGGATCGGCGCAGGTCCGGCCGCTGGACTTCGACACGTTCGCGTCGACGACGGAGGAGATCCACATCGAGGCGACTCGCGCGGACACGGGTGAGACGGTGGTGTGGAACCGAGCGGATCTCGCCGAGGTTGATTCCATCACCTTGGCCGTCCGCGCATCTTCCACGCTGCCAGTCATCATGCCCATCACGCTTATCGACGGCGTGCCCTACGTCGACGGGGCACTCGGCTCCTCAGGTGGGTTACTTATCGACGCCGCGCAGCGCGCCGGGTACGAGAAATTTCTCGTCCTGGCCACCCGCCCGCGCGACTACACCAAGCCCGTGCCCTCCCGGCCAGGTGTGATCAAGCGGGTGTTTCGCCGGCACCCCGCCGTGGCGGAGGCGGTGCTCGGCCGCCCGGAGCTGTACAACGCTGCAAAACAGACAATGCTCGATCTCGAGCAAGCTGGACAGGCGTACATTTTCTTCCCGGAGAACATGATGGTTGAGTCCACGGAGCGCAACGTGGCAAAGCTCAACGCCAACTACGCCGCTGGTGAGGAGCAGGTGGAGCGCGAGTGGCCGCAGTGGAGGGAATTCCTCGCGTGA
- a CDS encoding patatin-like phospholipase family protein has translation MIDARDTALIVEGGGMRNSYTAPAIVRFIEEDVRFGWVGGVSAGAVHAGNYASSDAERAKAVFTDFATHPKFGGWLKLVRGQGYFNSDFIYGDSHGLLPFDFPAFEASGVELHIEAMRADTGQTVRWTRGDFLADADLLRLATRASSTVPKAMPITLIDDIPYVDGALGESGGLLIAAARRAGYEKFVVLGTRPRDYWKKPITQVSAVRRFFRKHPAIADALEVRSRRYNSAKQAVLDAEEAGNAVVLFPDDMRAESTERRLERLNANYLAGAKQVEREWGAWIDFLT, from the coding sequence GTGATCGATGCCCGAGACACCGCGCTGATCGTCGAGGGTGGGGGCATGCGCAACTCCTACACAGCGCCCGCGATCGTGCGCTTTATTGAGGAAGACGTGCGCTTCGGCTGGGTCGGCGGAGTGTCCGCGGGCGCGGTCCACGCCGGCAACTACGCATCCAGTGATGCCGAGCGCGCCAAGGCGGTGTTCACAGATTTCGCCACACACCCGAAGTTCGGCGGATGGCTCAAACTGGTGCGGGGCCAGGGCTACTTCAACTCGGATTTCATCTACGGGGATTCCCACGGCCTTTTGCCCTTCGACTTTCCCGCGTTCGAGGCGAGCGGTGTCGAGCTGCACATCGAGGCGATGCGCGCCGACACCGGGCAGACGGTGCGCTGGACCCGTGGAGATTTCCTCGCGGACGCGGACCTGTTGCGCCTGGCTACCCGGGCGTCGTCCACCGTGCCCAAAGCCATGCCCATCACGCTTATCGACGACATCCCCTACGTCGATGGGGCACTCGGCGAATCCGGGGGCCTGCTCATCGCCGCCGCGCGGCGCGCCGGTTACGAGAAATTCGTCGTCCTCGGCACGCGTCCGCGCGATTATTGGAAGAAGCCGATCACGCAGGTCTCCGCGGTGCGCCGCTTCTTCCGAAAGCACCCCGCCATCGCCGACGCGCTCGAGGTGCGTTCCCGGCGCTACAACTCCGCCAAACAGGCGGTTCTCGACGCGGAGGAAGCCGGTAACGCAGTCGTGCTGTTTCCGGACGACATGCGCGCCGAATCCACGGAGCGCCGCCTGGAGCGGCTCAACGCCAACTACCTCGCCGGCGCGAAACAGGTGGAGCGGGAGTGGGGCGCGTGGATAGACTTCCTCACATGA
- a CDS encoding DUF3558 family protein, which translates to MRIPLTLTLASASLIVAGCASEAPEPVVEEVTSTVTSTTTVPPFEPDDPVEKDDAFTFSAGKYELGPLEGEAELFNACESLTSAELKKLDLEVAGDVDQTQTTLSCPMIKGGDSAVAYVVTSIAGSRATVGEFDESLRITELKASTSVPNLYLGQYGGQPPMCGAFVDTTSGILSVNVVDTRAEMPVGKQCERAQKTLESLYKIGK; encoded by the coding sequence ATGAGAATCCCCCTGACACTCACCCTCGCGTCTGCCTCGCTGATCGTGGCGGGCTGCGCGAGCGAAGCTCCCGAGCCAGTGGTTGAGGAGGTCACCTCCACCGTCACCTCGACAACGACCGTGCCCCCATTCGAGCCCGACGACCCAGTCGAGAAAGACGACGCGTTCACCTTCTCGGCGGGGAAGTACGAGCTGGGGCCGCTGGAGGGGGAGGCGGAGCTGTTTAACGCGTGCGAGTCTTTGACGTCCGCGGAGTTGAAGAAGCTGGACCTCGAGGTCGCCGGCGACGTCGATCAGACGCAGACCACGCTGTCCTGCCCGATGATCAAGGGCGGGGACTCGGCGGTTGCGTACGTGGTCACCTCCATCGCTGGCAGTCGGGCTACCGTGGGCGAGTTCGACGAGAGCCTGAGGATTACGGAGCTCAAGGCGTCGACAAGCGTGCCCAATCTGTACCTGGGTCAGTACGGCGGCCAGCCGCCGATGTGCGGGGCCTTCGTGGACACCACCAGCGGGATCTTGAGCGTCAACGTCGTGGACACTCGCGCGGAGATGCCGGTGGGCAAGCAGTGCGAACGGGCGCAGAAGACGCTCGAGTCGCTCTACAAGATCGGCAAGTAG
- a CDS encoding peptide chain release factor 3 encodes MSTLSEAARRRTFAVIAHPDAGKSTLTEALALHAHVISEAGAVHGKGNRKATVSDWMEMEKDRGISIASSALQFEYLPENTSAVEPYVINLVDTPGHADFSEDTYRVLSAVDAAVMLIDAAKGLEPQTLKLFRVCKARGLPIVTVINKWDRVGREPLELIDEIVTEIDLQPTPLYWPVGEAGDFRGLAHINGDGEADNYIHFTRTAGGSTIAPEEHYSPGDARAKEEDAWETAVEEAELLAADGAVHNQELFEQCVTSPVIFASAMLNFGVHQILDTLCAIAPAPAPRESDPRAVEASTSAMDDTRPLDGDFSGVVFKVQAGMDKNHRDTLAFMRVVSGEFDRGMQVTHAQSGRSFSTKYALTVFGRTRDTVETAYPGDIIGLVNAGSLAPGDTIYEGRKVQFPPMPQFAPEHFRTLRAKSLGKYKQFRKALEQLDAEGVVQILRNDLRGDAAPVMAAVGPMQFEVMQARMDNEYNVETVTEPVPYSVARRTDAESAVELGRQRGVEVFTRTDGELIALFGDKWKLAFVEKEHPELTMDPLVAD; translated from the coding sequence ATGAGCACTCTTTCCGAGGCCGCGCGCCGCCGCACCTTCGCCGTCATCGCCCACCCCGACGCCGGCAAGTCCACCCTCACCGAGGCGCTCGCGCTCCACGCGCACGTCATCTCCGAAGCCGGCGCCGTCCACGGTAAGGGCAACCGCAAGGCCACCGTCTCAGACTGGATGGAGATGGAGAAGGACCGTGGCATCTCCATCGCCTCGTCCGCACTGCAATTCGAGTACCTCCCGGAGAACACCAGCGCCGTCGAGCCCTACGTAATCAACCTCGTTGACACGCCAGGCCACGCCGACTTTTCCGAGGACACTTACCGCGTGCTCTCCGCCGTCGACGCCGCCGTCATGCTCATCGACGCCGCCAAGGGCCTCGAGCCGCAGACCCTGAAACTCTTCCGCGTCTGCAAGGCCCGCGGCCTGCCGATTGTCACCGTGATCAACAAGTGGGACCGCGTCGGCCGCGAGCCGCTCGAACTTATCGACGAAATCGTGACCGAAATCGACCTCCAGCCCACCCCCCTGTACTGGCCCGTCGGCGAGGCCGGCGACTTCCGCGGTCTCGCCCATATCAACGGCGACGGTGAAGCCGACAACTACATCCACTTCACCCGCACCGCCGGCGGCTCCACCATCGCCCCCGAGGAGCACTACTCCCCCGGCGACGCGCGGGCCAAGGAAGAGGACGCCTGGGAGACCGCCGTGGAGGAGGCCGAGCTACTCGCCGCGGACGGCGCAGTGCACAACCAGGAGCTCTTCGAACAGTGCGTCACCTCGCCCGTGATCTTCGCCTCCGCCATGCTCAACTTCGGCGTGCACCAGATCCTGGACACTCTGTGCGCCATCGCCCCGGCACCCGCGCCGAGGGAGTCGGATCCGCGGGCGGTGGAGGCGTCGACAAGCGCGATGGATGATACGCGCCCGCTCGACGGTGACTTCTCCGGTGTGGTGTTCAAGGTCCAGGCCGGCATGGACAAAAACCACCGCGACACGCTCGCCTTCATGCGCGTCGTCTCCGGCGAGTTCGACCGCGGCATGCAGGTCACCCACGCGCAATCCGGCCGCAGCTTCTCCACCAAGTACGCGCTGACGGTGTTCGGCCGCACCCGCGACACCGTGGAGACCGCCTACCCGGGTGACATCATCGGCCTGGTCAACGCGGGGTCGCTGGCGCCGGGTGACACCATCTACGAGGGCCGGAAGGTGCAATTCCCGCCCATGCCGCAGTTCGCGCCGGAGCACTTCCGCACTTTGCGGGCTAAGTCGCTGGGCAAATACAAGCAGTTCCGCAAGGCACTCGAGCAGCTCGACGCCGAGGGCGTGGTCCAGATCCTGCGCAACGACCTGCGCGGCGACGCTGCACCGGTCATGGCGGCAGTCGGCCCGATGCAGTTCGAGGTCATGCAGGCGCGCATGGACAACGAGTACAACGTGGAAACGGTCACCGAGCCGGTCCCCTACTCCGTGGCGCGGCGCACCGACGCCGAGTCCGCGGTGGAGCTGGGCCGTCAGCGCGGCGTCGAGGTGTTCACGCGCACGGACGGCGAGCTCATCGCCCTCTTCGGTGACAAGTGGAAGCTCGCCTTCGTGGAGAAGGAGCACCCGGAGCTGACGATGGATCCGCTGGTGGCTGACTAA
- a CDS encoding NADPH-dependent FMN reductase: MTIGIILGSTRVGRAGEAVAHWVNEAAQQREGFDYRLLDLKDFNLPLYDDETLPMMAGKNYDSPEVTRWSEAIDACEAFVFVTPEYNHSVPAPLKNAVDTLGTEWYGKPVAFVGYGAAGGVRAVEHWRQITANFQMPNVRNQVAVSIMTEFPDGRFEPASFQADSLTAVLADLEAMLAR; the protein is encoded by the coding sequence ATGACCATCGGCATCATTCTCGGATCCACCCGCGTCGGCCGCGCCGGCGAGGCCGTCGCCCACTGGGTGAACGAGGCCGCGCAGCAGCGCGAGGGCTTCGACTACCGCCTGCTCGACCTCAAGGACTTCAACCTTCCCCTCTACGATGACGAGACGCTGCCGATGATGGCCGGCAAGAACTACGACTCGCCCGAGGTGACCCGGTGGTCCGAAGCCATCGACGCCTGCGAGGCCTTCGTCTTCGTCACCCCCGAGTACAACCATTCGGTCCCGGCTCCGTTGAAAAACGCCGTCGACACGCTCGGCACCGAGTGGTACGGCAAGCCCGTCGCCTTCGTCGGTTACGGCGCCGCGGGTGGCGTGCGGGCCGTGGAGCACTGGCGGCAGATCACCGCGAACTTCCAGATGCCGAATGTGCGCAACCAGGTTGCCGTCTCCATCATGACTGAGTTCCCGGACGGCCGCTTCGAGCCGGCGTCCTTTCAGGCCGACAGCCTCACCGCAGTGCTCGCCGACCTTGAGGCGATGCTCGCCCGCTAG